A genome region from Rhodanobacter thiooxydans includes the following:
- a CDS encoding DUF58 domain-containing protein, with the protein MRDLLQQLQRRAERRLPALTRYRRPESLPIELHRRRIYIVPTGFGLGFSVLLLVMLVGALNYSNNAGLLLTCLLGAASAASMLVAFRSLDGLRLGHIRAGHAAAGQPLELTLAFDSRRPRNAIRVDLGASTIAFALDGHASALVKLALPTERRGWQPLPRLRVWSSWPLGLFRAWSWLHPEQSVLVWPCAEAAGPPPQARADDARHMRLHRGDELAALRDYRAGDPQRHIAWKASARHENLLVKDFEQPQSHPQWQLDWRQLGGLDNEARIARLARWLNEAQAQRRHYSLWLPGNEIPGGSGPLHYARCMNALAQLP; encoded by the coding sequence ATGCGCGACCTGCTGCAGCAGCTGCAGCGACGGGCCGAGCGCCGGCTGCCCGCGCTCACCCGCTACCGTCGCCCCGAGAGCCTGCCGATCGAACTGCACCGGCGGCGTATCTATATCGTGCCGACCGGCTTCGGTCTCGGCTTTTCCGTGCTGCTGCTGGTGATGCTGGTCGGTGCGCTGAACTACTCGAACAACGCCGGCCTGCTGCTCACCTGCCTGCTCGGCGCGGCCAGCGCCGCCAGCATGCTGGTGGCGTTCCGCAGCCTCGACGGCCTGCGCCTGGGCCACATCCGCGCCGGCCACGCGGCCGCCGGCCAGCCACTCGAGCTCACCCTCGCGTTCGACTCCCGCCGACCACGCAACGCCATCCGCGTCGATCTCGGTGCCAGCACCATCGCCTTTGCGCTCGACGGCCATGCCAGCGCCCTGGTGAAACTGGCCCTGCCCACCGAACGGCGCGGCTGGCAGCCGCTGCCGCGGCTGCGCGTGTGGAGCAGCTGGCCGCTGGGCCTGTTCCGCGCCTGGAGTTGGTTGCACCCCGAGCAATCCGTGCTGGTCTGGCCGTGCGCGGAAGCGGCCGGGCCGCCGCCACAGGCCCGCGCCGACGACGCCCGTCATATGCGCCTGCATCGCGGCGACGAACTGGCCGCGCTACGCGACTACCGCGCCGGCGACCCGCAGCGGCACATCGCCTGGAAGGCCAGCGCCCGCCACGAAAACCTGCTGGTGAAGGACTTCGAGCAGCCGCAAAGCCACCCGCAATGGCAGCTGGACTGGCGCCAGCTGGGCGGGCTGGACAATGAGGCGCGCATCGCCCGGCTGGCGCGCTGGCTGAACGAGGCCCAGGCCCAGCGTCGCCACTACAGCCTGTGGCTGCCCGGCAACGAGATCCCCGGCGGCAGCGGCCCGCTGCACTACGCGCGCTGCATGAACGCGCTGGCGCAGTTGCCATGA
- a CDS encoding YceD family protein, which yields MVSARRSFEGTLPIAALSRLCGVLADTDGQLQYGLDFGRDELGISYVDVRVRASLALVCQRTLEPFKLPVAVDTRLGLIRQERDEAGLPPDCEPLLVAEDGRLNPADVIEDELLLALPLVPVNPDSSLPDEVTGHEPDRSGEGHSESPFAVLRELKK from the coding sequence ATGGTCTCGGCGCGGCGTTCGTTCGAGGGAACGCTACCCATCGCGGCCCTGTCCCGCCTGTGTGGAGTATTGGCGGACACCGATGGACAGCTGCAGTACGGGCTGGATTTCGGCCGTGACGAGCTGGGCATTAGCTATGTCGACGTTCGCGTGCGGGCTTCGCTGGCGCTCGTATGCCAGCGCACGCTGGAGCCGTTCAAGCTGCCGGTGGCGGTGGATACCCGGCTTGGCCTGATCCGGCAGGAGCGCGACGAGGCTGGTTTGCCGCCGGATTGCGAGCCGCTGCTGGTGGCCGAGGATGGCCGCTTGAACCCGGCGGATGTGATTGAAGACGAATTGCTGTTGGCGCTGCCGCTGGTTCCGGTCAACCCGGACAGCAGCCTGCCCGACGAAGTGACAGGCCATGAACCGGACCGTTCCGGCGAGGGGCATTCCGAAAGTCCGTTCGCGGTGTTGCGCGAACTGAAGAAGTAA
- a CDS encoding transglutaminase TgpA family protein, which translates to MTPRRPRPPSERPIDTRAFDLLSLTMALVLGLHAPHLPWWLAIALALILGWRWWQRRRHAGRVPRWLKLPLLALLTLAVIVQYGNIFGRAPGAALAVGLLILKLLETEVARDVRVGISFACFALMVALLFDQGLVTTVVVALSLLPALATLGALEPGQLPAPSLPRALLPALALTAAALPLALLAFLLVPRLSSPLWGAPAQDQARTGLSDSMTPGNFTDLLTDDHPAMRVSFDGAPPAPDQRYFRAYVMWHFDGRSWRRLDPRYAPPRQPAPLEVASSVPYRISLQPTWRRMLPMLDVPLQAPAQATLQADREVMADKPVNDPLDYVGRSALRYRLQPELDERSRRLGLSLPADFNPRTHALAAQWRQRYGSDDAAIVQAALALFHDGGFRYTLAPAPLGRDSVDDFLFDTHEGFCEHYSSAFTVLMRAAGIPARVVTGYQGGYWNKLGDYLLVRYSDAHAWSEVWLAGRGWVRVDPTGAVRPERVSLGAAAAAGGQLAWYRHDWLQGLRNRWDIVNRWWDQGVIGFDALRQRGLLTPFGIRDADTATLGVLLAIGGVLFIAIGLAWALLRRQPRDPLRDALRELERKLARHGIARRPAEGPQHYLSRAARALPGQREELASLMRSYLELRYAHDEPPTEPLRAFQHAVRDFRIVDVVK; encoded by the coding sequence ATGACGCCGCGCCGGCCCCGACCGCCAAGCGAGCGGCCGATCGACACCCGTGCGTTCGACCTGCTCAGCCTGACCATGGCACTGGTGCTCGGGCTGCACGCGCCGCACCTGCCGTGGTGGCTCGCCATCGCGCTGGCGCTGATTCTCGGTTGGCGCTGGTGGCAGCGGCGGCGCCACGCCGGCCGGGTACCGCGCTGGCTCAAGCTGCCCCTGCTGGCCCTGCTGACGCTGGCGGTGATCGTGCAGTACGGCAACATTTTCGGCCGCGCGCCGGGCGCGGCGCTGGCGGTCGGCCTGCTGATCCTCAAGCTGCTGGAAACCGAGGTCGCACGCGACGTGCGCGTGGGCATCAGCTTCGCCTGCTTCGCCCTGATGGTCGCGCTGCTGTTCGACCAGGGTCTGGTCACCACCGTGGTGGTCGCGCTGAGTCTGCTGCCGGCACTGGCCACCCTGGGCGCGCTGGAACCCGGGCAACTGCCGGCGCCCAGCCTGCCGCGGGCACTGCTGCCGGCGCTGGCGCTGACTGCGGCGGCGCTACCGCTGGCCCTGCTGGCCTTCCTGCTGGTGCCGCGGCTGAGCTCGCCGCTGTGGGGCGCGCCCGCGCAGGACCAGGCGCGCACCGGCCTCAGCGACAGCATGACGCCGGGCAACTTCACCGACCTGCTCACCGACGACCACCCCGCGATGCGGGTCAGCTTCGATGGCGCGCCGCCCGCACCGGACCAGCGCTACTTCCGCGCCTACGTGATGTGGCATTTCGACGGCCGCAGCTGGCGCCGCCTCGACCCGCGCTACGCGCCGCCGCGGCAACCGGCGCCGCTCGAGGTCGCCAGTTCGGTCCCCTACCGGATCAGCCTGCAGCCGACCTGGCGCCGCATGCTGCCGATGCTCGACGTGCCGCTGCAGGCGCCGGCGCAGGCCACCCTGCAGGCCGACCGCGAAGTGATGGCCGACAAGCCTGTCAACGACCCGCTCGACTACGTCGGACGGTCGGCACTGCGCTACCGGCTGCAGCCTGAGCTGGACGAGCGCTCGCGCCGCCTCGGCCTGAGCCTGCCGGCGGATTTCAACCCGCGCACGCACGCGCTGGCCGCGCAGTGGCGGCAGCGCTACGGCAGCGACGATGCGGCCATCGTGCAGGCCGCGCTGGCGCTGTTCCACGATGGCGGCTTCCGCTACACGCTGGCCCCGGCGCCGCTGGGACGCGACTCGGTGGACGACTTTCTGTTCGACACCCACGAGGGTTTCTGCGAACACTACTCGTCGGCGTTCACCGTGCTGATGCGCGCCGCCGGCATCCCGGCGCGGGTGGTCACCGGCTACCAGGGCGGCTACTGGAACAAGCTCGGCGACTACCTGCTGGTGCGCTATTCCGACGCACACGCCTGGAGCGAGGTATGGCTGGCCGGGCGCGGCTGGGTGCGCGTGGATCCCACCGGCGCGGTGCGCCCGGAGCGGGTCTCGCTGGGCGCGGCGGCCGCCGCCGGCGGCCAGTTGGCCTGGTATCGCCACGACTGGCTGCAGGGCCTGCGCAATCGCTGGGACATCGTCAACCGCTGGTGGGACCAGGGCGTTATCGGTTTTGACGCGCTGCGCCAGCGCGGCCTGCTGACGCCGTTCGGCATCCGCGACGCCGACACGGCGACGCTGGGCGTATTGCTGGCGATCGGCGGGGTGCTGTTCATCGCGATCGGGCTGGCGTGGGCCTTGCTGCGGCGGCAGCCGCGCGACCCATTGCGCGACGCGCTGCGCGAGCTGGAGCGGAAGCTCGCGCGCCATGGTATCGCGCGTCGCCCGGCCGAAGGCCCGCAGCATTACCTGAGCCGCGCCGCCCGGGCGCTGCCCGGCCAGCGCGAGGAACTGGCAAGCCTGATGAGGAGTTACCTGGAACTGCGTTATGCCCACGACGAACCACCGACTGAACCATTGCGCGCGTTCCAGCACGCCGTGCGGGATTTCCGTATCGTCGACGTGGTCAAAT
- the rpmF gene encoding 50S ribosomal protein L32 has product MAVAKSRRTPSTRGMRRAHDALKTVQLSTDPTSGEVHQRHHVTKDGYYRGKKVIETKGAVSVED; this is encoded by the coding sequence ATGGCCGTTGCCAAGAGCCGCCGTACCCCGTCCACCCGCGGCATGCGTCGTGCGCACGACGCGCTGAAGACCGTGCAGCTGTCCACCGACCCGACCAGCGGCGAGGTGCATCAGCGCCACCACGTCACCAAGGACGGCTACTACCGCGGCAAGAAAGTGATCGAGACCAAGGGCGCGGTGTCGGTCGAGGATTGA
- a CDS encoding Maf family protein: protein MSALQIPCIVLGSTSRYRAELLRRLLPDFEQAAPGTDETPQPDEPPAARALRLAIAKAEAVAREHPGALVIGSDQVAELDGLILDKPGNAERARAQLAASSGREVHFHTALCLLDTRNGRRHTHVDHTRVRFRELDAAEIARYVEREQPLDCAGSFKCEGLGISLFEAIDNCDPSALIGLPLIALARLLREAGVELP, encoded by the coding sequence ATGAGCGCGCTGCAGATACCATGCATCGTGCTGGGTTCGACCTCGCGCTACCGCGCCGAACTGCTGCGCCGGCTGCTCCCGGATTTTGAGCAGGCCGCGCCCGGCACCGACGAAACCCCGCAGCCGGACGAGCCTCCCGCCGCACGCGCCCTGCGCCTGGCGATCGCCAAGGCCGAAGCGGTGGCGCGGGAACATCCCGGCGCGCTGGTGATCGGCTCCGACCAGGTCGCCGAACTCGACGGGCTGATCCTCGACAAGCCCGGCAACGCCGAACGCGCCCGCGCCCAGCTCGCTGCCAGCTCCGGCCGCGAAGTGCATTTCCACACCGCGCTGTGCCTGCTCGACACCCGCAATGGCCGCCGGCATACCCACGTCGACCATACCCGCGTGCGTTTCCGCGAACTGGACGCGGCGGAGATCGCCCGCTACGTCGAACGCGAACAGCCGCTGGACTGCGCCGGCAGCTTCAAATGCGAAGGCCTCGGCATCAGCCTGTTCGAGGCGATCGACAACTGCGACCCCAGCGCACTGATCGGCCTGCCGCTGATCGCGTTGGCGCGGCTGCTGCGCGAGGCTGGCGTCGAGCTGCCCTGA
- the fabD gene encoding ACP S-malonyltransferase, translated as MSSIAATLAFVFPGQGSQSVGMLAELAAAHAEVQAAFEEASQGAGVDLWALSQGQEEQLNRTENTQPALLAASVAVWRVWQKLGGAQPAQLSGHSLGEYSALVCAGALSLHDAAALVAERGRLMQAAVPAGVGAMAAILGGDDAQIAQVCAEVAQGQVVAPANYNSPGQLVIAGNVEAVDRALARLAELGVKKAIKLAVSVPSHCMLMREAADRLGERMAAIDWQLPSTPVIQNAEARSYATLDGIRGALQRQLYLPVRWTECVQALAAGGATRVAECGPGKVLTGLIKRIDKSIEARAIGTPAELDAARAEWA; from the coding sequence ATGAGTTCCATTGCCGCTACGCTCGCTTTCGTTTTCCCCGGCCAGGGTTCGCAATCGGTCGGCATGCTGGCCGAGCTGGCGGCAGCGCACGCTGAAGTGCAGGCTGCGTTCGAGGAAGCCTCGCAGGGCGCCGGCGTCGACCTGTGGGCGCTGAGCCAGGGGCAGGAAGAACAGCTCAACCGCACCGAGAACACCCAGCCGGCACTGCTGGCCGCCAGCGTGGCGGTGTGGCGCGTGTGGCAAAAGCTCGGCGGCGCACAGCCGGCGCAGCTGTCCGGCCACAGCCTGGGCGAGTACAGCGCGCTGGTCTGCGCCGGCGCGCTGTCGCTGCATGACGCGGCGGCGCTGGTGGCCGAGCGTGGCCGGCTGATGCAGGCGGCGGTACCGGCGGGGGTGGGCGCGATGGCGGCGATTCTCGGCGGCGACGACGCGCAGATCGCGCAGGTATGCGCGGAAGTGGCACAGGGCCAGGTGGTGGCCCCGGCCAACTACAATTCGCCGGGACAGCTGGTGATCGCCGGCAACGTCGAGGCGGTGGACCGCGCGCTGGCCCGGCTCGCCGAGCTGGGCGTGAAGAAGGCGATCAAGCTGGCCGTGTCGGTGCCTTCGCACTGCATGCTGATGCGCGAGGCTGCCGACCGCCTGGGCGAGCGCATGGCCGCGATCGACTGGCAGCTGCCGTCGACCCCGGTGATCCAGAACGCCGAGGCGAGGAGCTACGCCACGCTCGACGGGATCCGCGGCGCGCTGCAGCGCCAGCTGTACCTGCCGGTGCGCTGGACCGAATGCGTGCAGGCACTGGCCGCCGGCGGTGCCACCCGCGTCGCCGAATGCGGTCCGGGCAAGGTGCTGACTGGCCTGATCAAGCGCATCGACAAGAGCATCGAGGCGCGTGCGATCGGCACTCCGGCCGAACTCGATGCCGCCCGCGCCGAATGGGCGTGA
- the acpP gene encoding acyl carrier protein yields the protein MSTIEERVKKIVVEQLGVKEDEVTANASFVDDLGADSLDTVELVMALEEEFETEIPDEDAEKITTVQQAVDYIKAHSKD from the coding sequence ATGAGCACCATCGAAGAGCGCGTCAAGAAAATCGTCGTCGAGCAGCTCGGCGTGAAGGAAGATGAAGTCACGGCGAACGCTTCGTTCGTGGACGATCTGGGCGCAGATTCGCTGGACACGGTGGAGCTGGTGATGGCGCTCGAGGAAGAGTTCGAGACCGAGATTCCCGACGAGGACGCCGAGAAGATCACCACCGTGCAGCAGGCCGTCGACTACATCAAGGCCCACTCCAAGGATTGA
- the fabG gene encoding 3-oxoacyl-ACP reductase FabG, whose translation MSKPLQGEIVLVTGASRGIGAAIADELAAMGATVIGTATSEGGAAAIGDRLAAHGGHGRVLNVTDGAAVEGLVEAIAKEFGAVSILVNNAGITRDQLLLRMKDEDWQAIIDTNLTSVYRTSKAVLRGMMKARKGRIISIASVIGLTGNPGQANYAAAKAGIIAFSKSLAREIGGRGITVNVVAPGFIDTDMTRALPEESKQALLGQIALGRLGEVTDIAKAVGFLASPAAAYITGETLHVNGGMYMP comes from the coding sequence ATGAGCAAACCACTGCAGGGTGAAATCGTGCTGGTCACCGGCGCCAGCCGCGGCATCGGCGCGGCGATCGCGGACGAGCTGGCGGCGATGGGCGCCACCGTGATCGGCACCGCCACCAGCGAAGGCGGCGCGGCCGCGATCGGCGATCGGCTCGCCGCGCATGGCGGCCACGGCCGCGTGCTGAACGTCACCGACGGCGCTGCGGTCGAGGGCCTGGTCGAAGCGATCGCGAAGGAATTCGGCGCGGTCTCGATCCTGGTCAACAACGCCGGCATCACCCGCGACCAGTTGCTGCTGCGCATGAAGGACGAGGACTGGCAGGCGATCATCGACACCAATCTCACCTCGGTCTACCGCACCTCCAAGGCAGTGCTGCGCGGCATGATGAAGGCGCGCAAAGGCCGCATCATCTCGATTGCCTCGGTGATCGGACTCACCGGCAACCCGGGCCAGGCCAACTACGCGGCGGCCAAGGCGGGGATCATCGCGTTCTCCAAGTCGCTGGCGCGCGAGATCGGCGGCCGCGGCATCACCGTCAACGTGGTGGCGCCGGGCTTCATCGACACCGACATGACGCGCGCACTCCCCGAGGAGTCGAAGCAGGCGCTGCTCGGCCAGATCGCGTTGGGGCGGCTGGGTGAGGTGACGGACATCGCCAAGGCAGTGGGTTTCCTGGCTTCGCCGGCGGCAGCCTACATCACCGGGGAAACCCTGCACGTCAACGGCGGCATGTACATGCCGTAG
- a CDS encoding beta-ketoacyl-ACP synthase III → MAQIYSRIIATGSALPERVVTNADLEKIVDTSDEWIRTRTGIRQRHIAADGETTGDLAFRAAQNALEAAGVRASELDLIVLGTTTPDIIFPSTACLVQDRLGANGCAAFDVNAACSGFMYALGIADKFIRSGQSKKALVIGAETLTRMVDWGERETCVLFGDGAGAVVLEAASEPGVYATCLHADGGYKELLWNPVGVSAGFKDEPNHGVRIRMAGREVFKVAVKTLDSLVGETLHAAGMDESQVDWLIPHQANLRIIEATAKRLNMSMERVIVTVDKHANTSSGSVPLALDYAVRSGKVQRGQNLLLEAFGGGFTWASALLRY, encoded by the coding sequence ATGGCCCAGATCTATTCCCGCATCATCGCCACCGGCAGTGCGTTGCCCGAGCGCGTGGTAACCAACGCCGATCTGGAAAAGATCGTCGACACCAGTGACGAGTGGATCCGCACCCGCACCGGCATCCGCCAGCGCCATATCGCCGCCGACGGCGAGACCACCGGCGACCTGGCTTTCCGCGCCGCGCAGAATGCGCTGGAAGCGGCAGGCGTCAGGGCATCCGAACTCGACCTGATCGTGCTGGGCACGACCACGCCGGACATCATCTTCCCGTCCACCGCCTGCCTGGTGCAGGATCGCCTCGGTGCGAACGGCTGCGCCGCGTTCGACGTCAACGCGGCCTGCTCGGGCTTCATGTACGCACTTGGCATCGCCGACAAATTCATCAGGAGCGGCCAGTCGAAGAAGGCGCTGGTGATCGGCGCCGAGACGCTGACCCGGATGGTCGACTGGGGCGAGCGCGAGACCTGCGTGCTGTTCGGCGACGGCGCCGGCGCCGTGGTGCTGGAAGCTGCCAGCGAACCGGGCGTCTACGCCACCTGCCTGCACGCCGACGGCGGCTACAAGGAACTGCTGTGGAACCCGGTCGGCGTGTCGGCCGGCTTCAAGGACGAGCCGAACCACGGCGTGCGTATCCGCATGGCCGGTCGCGAGGTGTTCAAGGTCGCGGTGAAGACGCTCGACTCGCTGGTCGGCGAGACCCTGCATGCCGCCGGCATGGACGAGTCGCAGGTGGATTGGCTGATTCCGCACCAGGCCAACCTGCGCATCATCGAGGCGACCGCGAAGCGGCTGAACATGTCGATGGAGCGCGTCATCGTGACAGTCGACAAGCATGCCAACACCTCGTCCGGTTCGGTACCGCTGGCGCTGGACTACGCGGTACGCTCGGGCAAGGTGCAGCGCGGCCAGAACCTGCTGCTGGAGGCGTTCGGCGGCGGCTTCACCTGGGCGTCGGCACTGCTGCGCTATTGA